In Yersinia enterocolitica subsp. enterocolitica, one DNA window encodes the following:
- the phnE gene encoding phosphonate ABC transporter, permease protein PhnE produces the protein MNTDFNHYYQRVRAKQKRETLIWSLTLVIIYLGAGSIAEFNLHTVFISIPSFFDYLVETIPELHLHKLLADGHTEGSLAYWGYRLPIQLPLIWETLQLAVASTILSVMVAITLAFLAANNTQNPSWLRLSIRTFVAFLRTMPELAWAVMFVMAFGIGAIPGFLALALHTIGSLTKLFYESLETASDKPVRGLAACGAGKLQRMRFAFWPQVKPIFLSYSFMRLEINFRQSTILGLVGAGGIGQELMTSIKLDRYDQVSMTLLLIIIVVSLLDYTSGKLRKRVVEGGS, from the coding sequence TTGAATACGGACTTCAACCATTACTATCAGCGGGTTCGCGCTAAACAGAAACGTGAAACGTTGATTTGGTCATTGACGCTGGTCATTATCTATCTTGGTGCGGGAAGTATTGCTGAGTTTAATTTACATACTGTTTTTATTTCTATTCCGTCTTTTTTTGATTATCTGGTTGAAACTATCCCCGAACTCCATTTGCATAAACTATTGGCGGATGGTCATACGGAAGGCTCGCTGGCTTATTGGGGATATCGTCTGCCAATTCAGTTACCGCTAATCTGGGAAACGCTGCAATTGGCTGTGGCGTCGACAATCTTGTCGGTAATGGTTGCTATTACTCTGGCTTTTTTGGCGGCGAATAATACTCAAAATCCATCCTGGTTGAGATTATCTATCCGGACCTTTGTCGCCTTTTTACGCACGATGCCAGAATTAGCATGGGCAGTGATGTTTGTCATGGCTTTTGGAATTGGGGCGATTCCCGGTTTTTTGGCGCTGGCCTTACACACTATTGGCAGCTTAACCAAGTTGTTTTACGAATCATTGGAAACCGCATCTGATAAACCTGTTCGCGGCCTCGCTGCTTGTGGGGCGGGTAAATTGCAACGGATGCGCTTTGCATTTTGGCCACAAGTAAAACCCATATTTCTTTCTTATAGTTTTATGCGGCTGGAAATTAATTTTCGCCAATCGACTATTTTGGGTTTGGTGGGAGCGGGGGGAATCGGTCAGGAGTTAATGACCTCAATAAAATTGGATCGCTATGATCAGGTGAGTATGACACTACTGCTGATTATTATCGTGGTTTCGCTGTTGGATTACACATCCGGCAAATTACGCAAGCGAGTTGTGGAAGGGGGTTCATAA
- a CDS encoding DUF1456 family protein, with the protein MINNDVLRSVRYMLNVNDTKITEIIKLADFEVDNADVVNFLKKEDEAGYQDCPDLVMAHFLNGLIFFRRGKDDKFPAPAVEPVITNNIVLKKLRVAFELKDTDMHDVFNAVEFPVSKPELNALFRKEGSKNFRPCGDQVLRYFLKGLTLRIRGPKK; encoded by the coding sequence ATGATCAACAACGATGTGCTCCGTAGTGTTCGCTATATGCTTAACGTAAACGATACCAAGATAACTGAAATCATTAAGCTGGCTGACTTTGAAGTGGACAATGCGGATGTCGTTAATTTTCTTAAAAAAGAAGATGAAGCCGGTTATCAGGATTGCCCTGATCTGGTGATGGCACATTTCCTCAATGGCCTGATTTTCTTTAGGCGCGGTAAAGATGACAAGTTCCCGGCACCTGCGGTAGAGCCAGTTATCACTAACAATATCGTGCTAAAAAAACTGCGTGTGGCGTTTGAATTGAAAGACACCGATATGCATGATGTGTTCAACGCCGTCGAGTTTCCAGTATCCAAACCTGAGTTAAATGCTTTGTTCCGTAAAGAAGGCAGCAAAAATTTCCGTCCATGTGGTGATCAGGTATTGCGCTATTTCCTTAAGGGTTTGACATTACGTATACGTGGTCCTAAAAAATAG
- the urtC gene encoding urea ABC transporter permease subunit UrtC, with amino-acid sequence MNQPLAITLAKKAPTLSLSLAGIVTILLIILPFLALLPADNPLAISTYTLTVVGKILCYAVVAIALDLVWGYAGLLSLGHGLFFALGGYAMGMYLMRQAAGDGLPAFMSFLSWSELPWFWRGSQYFIWALCLIVVVPGLLAFIFGYFAFRSKIKGVYFSIMTQALTYAGMLLFFRNETGFGGNNGFTGFTTMLGFSVSATSTRIALFLATLALLIASLALGFAVARTKFGRILTAVRDAENRLTFCGYDPKGFKLFIWTLSAVLCALAGALYVPQVGIINPSEMSPTNSIEAAIWVALGGRGTLIGPVLGAGIVNGAKSWFTMAMPEYWQFFLGLIFILVTLFLPKGVIGLLRRGKDK; translated from the coding sequence ATGAATCAACCTTTGGCGATAACCTTGGCGAAGAAAGCCCCAACCCTTAGTTTGTCATTAGCAGGTATAGTCACTATTTTACTGATTATTCTTCCTTTTTTGGCATTATTGCCTGCGGATAACCCACTGGCTATCTCGACATATACCTTAACCGTTGTTGGTAAGATTCTGTGTTATGCAGTGGTTGCCATTGCATTAGATCTGGTGTGGGGCTATGCCGGATTATTATCTCTCGGTCATGGCTTATTCTTTGCCCTAGGGGGATATGCCATGGGAATGTACCTGATGCGGCAAGCTGCTGGTGATGGTTTGCCCGCTTTCATGTCTTTTCTCTCATGGTCTGAATTGCCGTGGTTTTGGCGTGGTAGCCAATATTTTATTTGGGCGTTGTGCTTGATTGTAGTGGTGCCCGGTTTATTGGCTTTTATTTTTGGTTACTTTGCCTTTCGCTCCAAAATAAAAGGTGTCTACTTTTCCATTATGACTCAGGCATTAACCTACGCCGGCATGCTGCTATTTTTCCGCAATGAAACCGGTTTTGGTGGCAATAACGGTTTCACCGGTTTTACAACTATGTTGGGTTTTTCAGTATCAGCAACCTCCACACGTATTGCCTTATTTCTGGCAACACTCGCACTGCTTATTGCCAGTTTGGCTCTCGGGTTTGCCGTGGCGCGCACCAAATTTGGCCGGATACTGACTGCGGTGCGCGATGCTGAAAACCGCCTGACATTCTGTGGCTATGATCCTAAAGGTTTCAAGCTGTTTATCTGGACATTATCAGCCGTGTTGTGTGCTTTGGCGGGTGCGCTATATGTGCCGCAGGTTGGTATTATCAATCCCAGTGAAATGTCACCCACTAACTCCATTGAAGCTGCAATTTGGGTTGCGTTAGGTGGGCGCGGCACTTTGATTGGACCGGTACTGGGGGCTGGCATTGTTAATGGTGCAAAAAGCTGGTTCACCATGGCAATGCCCGAATACTGGCAATTCTTCCTCGGTTTGATCTTTATTTTAGTGACTTTGTTCTTACCTAAAGGGGTTATTGGCTTGCTGAGACGGGGAAAAGACAAATGA
- the sseA gene encoding 3-mercaptopyruvate sulfurtransferase, producing MNSSFLVTPQWLAEHIDDTNIVILDARMSPPGLIPKRNIQAEFEQGHIPGAVYFDIDAIADSSTDLPHMLPSPQVFSEMVGQLGISEQHTLVIYDDGNLFSAPRVWWTLRIFGAKNVYILAGGFSGWQQAGLALESGPTFPTPQTFNATFNDAAVKNVHEVLAALGNNEIQILDARPAARFKALEPEPRPGLRLGRIPGSINVPWGSMVENGNLKSPQALEAIFATQGVDLTKPIITSCGSGVTAAVVALGLAAVNAPSIALYDGSWAEWGASDSLPIDSTKLS from the coding sequence ATGAACTCATCTTTTTTGGTTACACCACAATGGCTGGCAGAACATATTGATGATACCAACATCGTTATTCTGGATGCCAGAATGTCACCGCCAGGATTAATCCCCAAAAGAAATATTCAGGCCGAGTTTGAGCAAGGGCATATCCCCGGAGCTGTTTACTTTGATATTGATGCAATTGCAGATAGCAGCACCGATTTGCCTCATATGTTGCCATCTCCACAAGTATTCAGTGAGATGGTCGGCCAATTAGGGATTAGTGAGCAACATACCTTAGTCATTTATGATGATGGCAACCTATTTTCAGCACCACGGGTTTGGTGGACACTCCGTATCTTCGGCGCCAAAAACGTATATATACTGGCCGGTGGTTTTAGTGGATGGCAACAGGCAGGTTTGGCATTAGAAAGCGGCCCAACATTCCCAACACCTCAAACCTTCAACGCAACATTCAATGATGCTGCTGTCAAAAATGTTCATGAGGTTTTAGCCGCACTGGGAAACAATGAAATACAGATTTTAGATGCTCGTCCAGCAGCCAGATTTAAAGCTCTGGAACCAGAACCTCGTCCTGGATTACGTCTTGGTCGCATCCCCGGCAGTATTAATGTGCCTTGGGGGAGTATGGTTGAAAATGGTAACCTGAAATCACCACAAGCACTGGAAGCTATTTTTGCCACCCAAGGGGTGGATTTAACCAAACCCATTATTACCAGTTGTGGCTCAGGTGTTACAGCTGCAGTGGTTGCTCTGGGATTAGCTGCTGTCAATGCACCGTCTATAGCACTGTATGACGGTTCTTGGGCTGAATGGGGTGCTTCTGATTCGCTCCCAATCGATAGCACTAAGCTGTCATAA
- the urtD gene encoding urea ABC transporter ATP-binding protein UrtD, producing MSRFQITEQLIYPEIIAQEPGAIQHAADKYRQQRDPVLTLENINVSFDGFQVLRNLSLQIGVGELRCIIGPNGAGKTTLMDVITGKTRPQSGKMMYDQHHDLSVMNTIEIAQAGIGRKFQKPTVFEALSVFENLELAQKSAKTVWASLRAKLNSEQRDQIDETLTMLRLNNMRQRPAGLLSHGQKQFLEIGMLLVQDPHLLLLDEPAAGMTDAETAYTAELFNQLAGKHSLMVVEHDMGFVETIADHVTVLHQGQVLAEGTLAEVQTNEQVIEVYLGR from the coding sequence ATGAGTCGATTTCAAATTACAGAACAACTGATTTACCCTGAAATTATTGCTCAGGAGCCAGGTGCGATACAGCATGCAGCGGATAAGTATCGTCAACAGCGAGATCCGGTACTGACTCTGGAAAATATCAACGTCAGTTTTGATGGTTTTCAGGTGTTGAGGAACCTTTCGCTGCAAATAGGCGTCGGTGAACTGCGTTGTATTATCGGCCCAAACGGCGCAGGCAAAACAACACTGATGGATGTCATTACCGGTAAAACTCGCCCACAGAGTGGCAAGATGATGTACGACCAACACCATGACCTCTCTGTTATGAATACAATTGAAATTGCTCAGGCAGGTATTGGGCGAAAATTCCAAAAACCGACAGTATTTGAAGCGTTGAGCGTGTTCGAAAATCTTGAACTGGCCCAAAAAAGTGCCAAAACTGTTTGGGCCAGTTTGCGCGCTAAGTTAAACAGTGAACAGCGGGATCAAATTGATGAAACGTTAACTATGCTGCGCCTAAATAATATGCGCCAGCGGCCTGCAGGTTTGTTATCTCATGGGCAGAAACAGTTTCTTGAAATCGGGATGTTATTAGTACAAGACCCACATTTGCTGTTGTTGGATGAGCCAGCCGCTGGGATGACGGATGCAGAAACGGCTTATACCGCCGAGCTGTTTAACCAATTGGCTGGGAAGCATTCATTGATGGTGGTGGAGCACGATATGGGGTTTGTGGAGACCATTGCCGACCATGTCACCGTATTACATCAGGGGCAAGTGTTAGCTGAGGGAACACTGGCTGAGGTGCAGACAAATGAGCAGGTGATAGAGGTGTATTTAGGGCGCTGA
- the phnE gene encoding phosphonate ABC transporter, permease protein PhnE translates to MLNNNLTAEQLFTLKQQYPQIFLQQTRYIRWVTIIGVAIFLYYLFFFKTFGIPWLAFVNGSQQISRYFLRMFVWHDFVNWPFRYYFGQIFITLAIVFAGTLTATLIALPLSFLAARNVMSTPSLRLISFVVRRFLDIFRGIDMAIWGLIFVRAVGMGPLAGVLAIIMQDMGLLGKLYAEGHEAVDKSPNRGLTAMGANALQKQRFGIFTQSFPTFLALSLYQIESNTRSAAVLGFVGAGGIGLVYAENMRLWNWDVVMFITLIMVVIVMIMDKVSATLRKKYIVGEEIALYQPIKNIKSKI, encoded by the coding sequence ATGCTAAATAATAATCTAACCGCAGAGCAGCTCTTTACACTGAAGCAACAGTATCCGCAGATTTTCTTACAGCAAACACGCTATATCAGATGGGTTACTATCATTGGGGTAGCTATTTTTTTATATTACCTTTTTTTCTTTAAAACCTTTGGCATTCCCTGGCTGGCATTTGTAAATGGTAGCCAGCAAATAAGCCGATATTTTTTGCGCATGTTTGTTTGGCATGACTTCGTCAATTGGCCATTTAGATATTACTTTGGCCAGATTTTTATTACCTTAGCCATTGTATTTGCCGGAACACTCACTGCCACTCTGATTGCTTTACCCCTGTCATTCCTGGCGGCGCGAAATGTGATGTCGACACCGAGTTTACGCCTTATTTCATTTGTCGTGCGACGTTTCCTGGATATCTTTCGTGGCATTGATATGGCGATTTGGGGGCTGATTTTTGTGCGCGCAGTGGGTATGGGGCCACTTGCTGGGGTGTTGGCGATTATTATGCAAGATATGGGGTTGCTCGGTAAACTTTATGCAGAAGGACATGAAGCGGTAGATAAATCACCTAATCGTGGTTTGACCGCCATGGGAGCCAATGCTTTGCAAAAACAGCGTTTTGGTATTTTCACTCAGTCTTTCCCCACTTTTTTAGCGCTAAGCCTCTATCAGATTGAATCCAATACCCGGTCGGCCGCAGTGTTAGGTTTTGTTGGGGCAGGAGGGATCGGCTTAGTTTATGCCGAGAATATGCGCTTATGGAATTGGGATGTCGTGATGTTTATTACATTAATCATGGTGGTTATTGTCATGATTATGGATAAAGTCTCCGCTACTTTACGAAAGAAATATATTGTTGGTGAGGAAATCGCACTTTATCAGCCAATCAAAAATATTAAATCTAAAATTTAA
- the urtE gene encoding urea ABC transporter ATP-binding subunit UrtE, with the protein MLQVNELDQYYGGSHILRGLSFEAAIGEVTCLLGRNGVGKTTLLKCLMGLVPVKNGTISWEGKDISHQSPHQRVKGGIAYVPQGREIFPRLTVEENILLGLSRFSGSQSQVVPEHIYQLFPVLQEMKHRRGGDLSGGQRQQLAIGRALACQPRLLILDEPTEGIQPSVIKEIGLVIKTLAAQGDMAILLVEQFYDFAAELADSYLVMSRGKIVQRGHGTDMELEGVRSLVAI; encoded by the coding sequence ATGCTGCAAGTGAATGAACTTGATCAATATTATGGTGGAAGCCATATCTTGCGCGGCTTGTCATTCGAGGCAGCCATAGGTGAGGTAACTTGCTTATTGGGCCGTAATGGTGTGGGTAAAACAACATTACTGAAATGCCTGATGGGGCTAGTACCAGTCAAGAACGGTACCATTAGTTGGGAGGGGAAAGATATTAGCCATCAATCACCCCATCAGCGAGTTAAAGGGGGGATTGCCTATGTGCCACAAGGGCGGGAAATTTTCCCCCGATTAACAGTAGAAGAGAACATTCTGTTAGGTCTTTCCCGCTTTTCCGGTTCACAAAGTCAGGTCGTACCAGAACATATTTATCAACTCTTCCCTGTTTTGCAGGAAATGAAACATCGCCGCGGCGGTGATTTATCGGGCGGGCAGCGACAACAACTGGCTATTGGGCGGGCGCTGGCTTGTCAACCTCGTTTGCTCATTCTTGATGAACCCACAGAAGGCATTCAGCCCTCGGTTATTAAGGAAATCGGTTTAGTTATCAAGACACTGGCAGCCCAAGGGGATATGGCTATTTTGCTGGTTGAGCAATTTTATGATTTTGCCGCAGAGCTGGCGGATAGCTATCTGGTGATGTCCCGCGGCAAAATTGTCCAGCGAGGTCACGGTACCGATATGGAGCTTGAGGGTGTCCGTAGCCTGGTCGCAATTTGA
- the urtA gene encoding urea ABC transporter substrate-binding protein produces the protein MQHRNLIKVFALSASVVSLGVAFGTLAADTIKVGILHSLSGTMAISETPLKDMALMSIDDINAHGGVLGKQLEPVIVDPASNWPLFAEKARQLLTQDKVAVVFGAWTSVSRKSVLPVFEELNGLLFYPVQYEGEEMSPNVFYTGAAPNQQAIPAVEYLLSEDGGAAKRFILLGTDYVYPRTTNKILRAFLHSKGIQDKDIEEVYTPFGYSDYQTIVSNIKKFSADGKTAVISTINGDSNVPFYKELANQGIKATDVPVIAFSVGEEELRGIDTKPLVGNLAAWNYFQSVDNPTNKKFVEQWKAYAKAHKLPNADTAVTNDPMEATWVGMHMWAQAVEKAKSTDVDKVRAAMAGQTYPAPSGFTLTMDKTNHHLHKPVMIGEIEADGQFNVVWQTDAPIRAQPWSPFIAGNDKKPDHPVKTTQ, from the coding sequence ATGCAACATCGTAACTTAATTAAGGTTTTTGCGCTTTCAGCTTCGGTTGTCAGTCTGGGGGTGGCTTTTGGCACACTGGCCGCTGATACTATTAAAGTGGGTATTTTGCACTCGTTGTCTGGCACGATGGCTATTTCTGAGACTCCCCTGAAAGATATGGCGTTAATGAGTATTGATGATATCAATGCGCACGGTGGAGTATTAGGTAAACAACTTGAGCCGGTTATTGTTGACCCAGCATCTAACTGGCCGTTATTTGCCGAAAAAGCACGGCAATTATTAACACAAGATAAAGTCGCTGTTGTTTTCGGTGCCTGGACTTCGGTCTCTCGTAAATCAGTTTTGCCGGTATTTGAAGAGCTTAATGGTTTATTGTTTTACCCGGTACAGTATGAAGGTGAGGAGATGTCACCGAATGTTTTCTACACCGGCGCGGCACCAAATCAGCAAGCTATCCCCGCAGTGGAATATTTATTGAGTGAAGATGGTGGTGCGGCGAAGCGCTTTATTCTGTTAGGTACTGATTATGTTTATCCGCGAACAACCAATAAAATTTTACGGGCGTTCCTGCACAGTAAAGGTATTCAGGATAAAGATATCGAGGAGGTTTATACCCCGTTCGGCTATAGCGATTACCAAACGATCGTGAGTAATATTAAAAAGTTCTCAGCCGATGGCAAAACTGCAGTTATCTCCACCATCAATGGTGATTCGAATGTTCCTTTCTACAAAGAATTAGCCAATCAGGGCATTAAAGCCACTGATGTGCCAGTCATTGCTTTTTCTGTGGGTGAAGAAGAACTTCGCGGTATTGATACTAAACCATTAGTGGGCAATCTCGCGGCGTGGAATTACTTCCAATCAGTCGATAATCCAACTAATAAAAAGTTTGTTGAGCAATGGAAAGCTTATGCCAAAGCTCACAAGTTGCCGAATGCTGATACCGCTGTGACCAATGACCCGATGGAAGCAACCTGGGTTGGCATGCATATGTGGGCGCAGGCGGTGGAGAAAGCCAAATCAACTGATGTGGATAAAGTGCGCGCCGCAATGGCTGGGCAAACCTATCCGGCACCCTCCGGCTTTACCTTAACCATGGATAAGACAAATCACCATTTACATAAACCCGTGATGATTGGCGAAATCGAAGCTGATGGGCAGTTCAATGTGGTGTGGCAGACGGATGCCCCGATTCGCGCTCAGCCGTGGAGCCCATTTATCGCCGGAAATGACAAAAAACCGGACCATCCAGTGAAAACTACCCAGTAG
- a CDS encoding Gfo/Idh/MocA family protein, whose translation MQKVRIGLIGTGYIGRCHAIAYAQVATVFPLKGLPVLEMLAEVTPELAQQRAEEFGFSRSTANWQELVSDPAIDVVDICAPNFLHKEMALAAINHGKHVYSEKPLALNAADAKEMAEAARAKGVKTLVGFNYMKNPTSQLAREIIANGEIGDIVHFYGTHNEDYLADPQTPLDWHCTKAQAGLGALGDLAAHIVNMAHYLVGDITNVCGDMQTVIKQRPDPKNPSLLREVENEDQASALVRFANGAMGTIETSRIACGRKMGLTYVVTGTKGTISYSQERMAELQLYRHDEPHSRQGFKTLLTGPLHPDYAAFCVSAGHGIGFNDQKTVEIRDLINGIAAGDRMWPDFDEGWKVSRVLDAIATSAEELCWVNVVEN comes from the coding sequence ATGCAAAAGGTTCGAATCGGCCTTATTGGTACCGGTTATATTGGTCGCTGTCATGCTATTGCTTATGCGCAGGTTGCGACGGTTTTTCCTTTAAAGGGTTTGCCTGTATTAGAAATGCTGGCAGAGGTCACACCTGAGTTGGCTCAACAACGAGCTGAAGAATTTGGTTTTTCCCGATCAACTGCAAATTGGCAAGAATTGGTTTCTGACCCAGCTATTGATGTCGTAGATATTTGTGCGCCAAATTTCTTACACAAAGAAATGGCTCTTGCGGCTATAAACCATGGTAAGCATGTTTATTCCGAAAAACCGCTGGCACTTAATGCCGCAGATGCCAAAGAAATGGCCGAGGCAGCACGCGCTAAAGGGGTGAAAACGTTGGTGGGATTCAACTATATGAAGAACCCAACTAGCCAGTTAGCCCGCGAGATCATTGCCAATGGCGAGATTGGCGATATCGTGCATTTTTATGGCACTCATAATGAAGATTATCTGGCAGACCCGCAAACACCGTTGGATTGGCACTGCACTAAGGCGCAGGCGGGGCTAGGAGCATTAGGTGATTTAGCCGCACACATTGTCAATATGGCCCATTATCTGGTGGGTGATATCACTAATGTATGTGGTGATATGCAGACGGTGATTAAGCAGCGGCCTGATCCAAAAAATCCCTCATTGTTACGTGAAGTAGAAAATGAAGATCAGGCAAGTGCGCTAGTTCGTTTTGCCAATGGAGCAATGGGGACTATTGAGACTTCACGTATTGCTTGTGGTCGCAAAATGGGTTTGACCTATGTGGTCACAGGAACCAAAGGCACAATCAGTTATTCCCAAGAACGAATGGCTGAATTGCAGCTCTATCGCCACGATGAACCCCACTCCAGACAAGGGTTTAAAACACTGCTTACAGGGCCATTGCACCCCGACTATGCAGCATTTTGTGTAAGTGCTGGGCATGGTATTGGATTTAACGACCAAAAAACGGTCGAGATCCGTGATTTGATTAACGGAATTGCTGCCGGTGATCGTATGTGGCCGGATTTCGACGAAGGCTGGAAGGTCTCCAGAGTTCTCGATGCTATTGCTACTTCAGCAGAGGAACTGTGCTGGGTTAATGTAGTTGAAAATTGA
- the urtB gene encoding urea ABC transporter permease subunit UrtB: MKSLIPVWSRTANDLLRAMLCLLLGMSTFAMAGPAHDFAVANRSQQITMLQQWATEPDASRLALLQALKQETLVIDSAGQVFVQNHQVFTPLEGLLQPTDVPKKIWLNNRLRILIANALAAQRLVSDDVSVRLNAAQELQQQAQSDQLPLLNQRLKLETDSKVKEALNIALANLQLTDSNPQIRLNAVQLLGQSGSPQTQSRLQNLTDAKVEPDAQVRAAAASSLKQVQNRLMVGDVIGQVFSGLSLGSILLLAALGLAITYGLLGVINMAHGEMLMLGAYSAYLVQSLFQQLAPHWLALYPLVALPVAFFITAGIGMALERTVIRHLYGRPLETLLATWGISLMLIQGVRMIFGAQNLEVANPAWLSGGVQLLPNLVLPWNRIAVIAFVVIVLLLTWLLLNKTRLGLQVRAVTQNRAMAACCGVATGKVDMLAFGLGSGIAGLGGVALSQLGNVGPELGQGYIIDSFLVVVLGGVGQLAGSVMAALGLGMLNKILEPQIGAVLGKILILVLIILFIQKRPQGLFALKGRVSD; encoded by the coding sequence ATGAAATCGTTAATTCCTGTTTGGAGTAGAACGGCCAATGATTTGCTTAGGGCTATGCTGTGCCTGCTATTAGGCATGTCGACATTTGCGATGGCAGGGCCAGCTCATGATTTTGCTGTGGCTAATCGTTCGCAACAGATCACGATGTTGCAGCAATGGGCGACAGAACCGGATGCGAGTCGTTTAGCATTATTACAAGCGCTTAAACAAGAAACGTTAGTGATAGACAGTGCTGGGCAGGTTTTTGTCCAGAATCATCAGGTTTTCACCCCTTTGGAGGGGCTGTTACAACCCACTGACGTACCGAAGAAAATATGGCTCAACAACCGGTTACGTATTTTAATTGCTAATGCTTTGGCGGCTCAACGGCTGGTCAGTGACGATGTATCTGTGCGTTTAAATGCGGCACAGGAATTACAGCAGCAGGCGCAAAGTGATCAACTGCCGCTACTTAATCAGCGTTTGAAATTAGAAACTGACAGCAAAGTCAAAGAAGCGCTGAACATTGCGCTGGCAAATTTACAACTGACCGACAGCAACCCGCAAATACGGTTAAACGCCGTACAACTGTTAGGGCAATCGGGCTCACCGCAGACTCAATCACGGCTGCAAAACTTAACTGATGCCAAGGTTGAGCCTGATGCACAGGTACGTGCGGCGGCGGCCAGTAGTTTAAAGCAGGTGCAAAACCGATTGATGGTGGGAGATGTGATCGGGCAGGTATTTAGCGGGCTGTCGCTGGGATCTATCTTACTGTTGGCCGCGCTGGGATTAGCCATCACTTATGGGTTACTGGGCGTTATCAATATGGCTCATGGCGAGATGTTGATGCTGGGAGCCTACTCCGCCTATTTAGTGCAATCCCTGTTTCAACAACTTGCTCCACATTGGCTGGCACTCTATCCATTGGTCGCTTTACCGGTTGCTTTCTTTATTACCGCTGGAATTGGTATGGCTTTAGAGCGAACCGTGATTCGACATCTGTACGGCCGCCCACTAGAAACCCTACTAGCAACTTGGGGGATCAGCTTGATGCTTATTCAGGGGGTACGGATGATTTTTGGCGCGCAAAATTTGGAAGTGGCTAACCCTGCCTGGTTATCGGGTGGCGTGCAACTTTTACCTAATCTGGTTCTACCGTGGAATCGGATTGCCGTTATTGCTTTCGTTGTGATTGTTTTGCTACTCACTTGGTTATTGCTGAATAAAACTCGCCTTGGATTGCAGGTGCGAGCAGTGACACAAAACCGTGCAATGGCCGCGTGTTGCGGGGTAGCAACTGGGAAAGTCGATATGTTGGCTTTTGGGTTAGGGTCTGGTATTGCCGGCTTAGGGGGCGTTGCGCTATCGCAGCTTGGAAATGTCGGCCCGGAATTAGGGCAGGGTTATATTATCGACTCTTTCCTGGTGGTGGTGCTTGGCGGGGTCGGGCAATTAGCGGGTAGTGTTATGGCGGCTTTGGGGCTGGGCATGCTAAATAAAATTCTGGAACCGCAGATTGGTGCAGTGCTGGGCAAGATATTGATTTTAGTGCTGATCATTTTGTTTATTCAAAAACGACCGCAAGGTCTGTTTGCCCTCAAGGGCAGGGTGAGTGACTAA